The following are encoded together in the Diachasmimorpha longicaudata isolate KC_UGA_2023 chromosome 3, iyDiaLong2, whole genome shotgun sequence genome:
- the LOC135160247 gene encoding uncharacterized protein LOC135160247, with the protein MVELTEAQKAKRASLIQARGQIKARITRLSNHLKTAGLFASNETINRTLPKIEEGIASLPNIEHELTMLEPEGDHVEEGENIRFDYDDMLVLIRKFRDPHREAFIVNQAPVREHSCQSGLRTTDYLSSLPKAEVKKFDGKLENYRPYRDWFLKFIHEREGLSDSQRLDFLTRTLTGEPYIMINAFKTTDENYAVAWKLLESTYNIEYVLIFRHCDLLYDTPAMKNSSPEEIRKLVNSLQTHILAMKALGEPVENWNTLISHIIMRRMDTETEREWNRSKQGNRIPNYEDLLSFLREQAIHLTSSRISRTNQTHSSSGSQNKQKRGNHGNRIQTLLTGTELKNCPNCNEQHSLESCEKFLALSVPARIDAAREAKLCLNCFRGNHRTRFCKADKCSICKKSHNALLHLQEPIVASDTPAATVLIASLPNRDAIVTAVITVLDAAKKPIRCRAILDTGSSSNFMTESFANLLKLPLEKLKLSIEAMTNCDSTTNHLVTTTINSRLNGYARTLNFLTVPNIGNLFPMQPINRSDLNIPKHLKLADPAFDRPAPVDILLSVGITLASICQGQIQLNDPGEPDMILQETRFGWIIGGSALAKKSFTRKSPVQSCITSIDTELKNFWTMDDFNTSVHLSKEEQACEDHFKENTTRDATGRYTVALPFNGKESQLGNSREIAKKRFRSLMRKFQRNPELQKQYSAVMQEYIDLGHMSEIPQNIEDENCFYLPHHAVVKETSLTTKVRVVFDGSAKGENHLSLNDTLMVGPTIQEDIFSLLARFCTHQYVITADIEKMYRQFWIRAEDRRYQRIWWTDQDGNEKVFQLNTVTFGLSSAPYLAIRCVHQLADDECQEFPKASRILKRDFYVDDLLSGADSFEEALQLRDEITALLQKGQLNLRQWASNDPRLLQGLPQDSVNLKLNMSHDSTVKTLGLHWDSSRDVIVYTIKPIPLTGKITKRIILSEVSKIFDPLGFLGPVIIKGRMILHRLWIEKLGWDDSIPLSILTEWKNYTSQLPQLNNASFDRKVIISEARDIQLHGFCDASQKGYGACIYLRSTDAHGTIQSRLLCSKYRVAPISSPTLPRLELCSALLLSDLYVAAKQAITHNIKRVIFWSDSMIALHWIKTPPNKLLVFVANRVTSIQEKTTGAEWRHVRTQDNPADHISRGLFPSEFVKDLNWKQGPTWLSDEEHTWPISELIIPAEIPEMRKAQCLLSTAVSEKGSETLNVTETQSSLKNKSDPPYILRYSSLGRLSRLFALGLRFRNKLKGPISASELNQAHDRIIKLIQEAEFPAEIKLLRKGDALPLNHKWSRFRLFLDDKGLLRVAGRLKNAHVPYNQKHPLFLPKGHHITNLIIRNEHITNYHAGAQTTLYALRRRYWLVDGRHQVRRIIKNCTVCVKADPPRSEYIMSDLPRSRVTEAKPFSNVGVDYCGPFFIKEKKFRNRNRVKVWVAVFVCLVVKAVHLEVVTDLTTEGFIAALKRFIARRGKPVHIYSDNGTNFLGASNELKELYSFIQSKKYNDEIHQHLTAQNITWHFIPPLSPHFGGLWEAGVKSFKYHLKRVCDDLVTFEQFTTLVIEIEAILNSRPLTPISSDPNDLIVLTPGHFLTGDSLMSLPEPDFSETPDNRLSCWELIQKKQREFWKRWYKEYLNEQNQRHKWSQGSHDIREGTIVILREDNLPPRQWSLGRVTEIYPGADGIIRVVKVKTAKGELKRNIRKLSPLLSDETN; encoded by the exons AGGCGGAGGTCAAAAAATTCGAcgggaaattggaaaattatcgtCCGTATCGCGACtggtttttaaaattcatccaTGAACGTGAGGGCTTATCGGATTCCCAAAGATTAGATTTTCTTACGAGAACGTTGACGGGAGAACCCTACATAATGATTAACGCGTTTAAAACGACTGACGAGAATTACGCTGTAGCATGGAAATTACTGGAGTCTACATACAATATCGAATATGTTCTAATTTTCCGCCACTGTGATCTCCTCTACGACACCCcagcaatgaaaaatagttCCCCCGAAGAAATTCGCAAGCTGGTCAACAGCTTACAAACACATATTCTCGCCATGAAGGCACTTGGAGAGCCAGTGGAAAACTGGAACACGCTCATTTCTCACATTATCATGAGAAGAATGGACACGGAGACTGAAAGAGAATGGAACAGATCCAAACAGGGAAATAGAATCCCAAATTATGAAGATCTGTTGAGCTTCCTCCGAGAACAGGCAATCCATCTCACCTCGTCCAGGATCTCCAGAACGAACCAGACCCATAGTTCCAGTGGCTCACAAAATAAGCAAAAAAGAGGAAACCACGGAAACAGAATACAGACACTGCTCACTGGGACAGAGCTGAAAAATTGCCCAAACTGCAACGAGCAACACTCATTAGAAAGCTGCGAAAAATTCCTTGCGCTGAGTGTCCCAGCTCGAATCGATGCAGCCCGTGAAGCAAAATTATGTCTCAATTGTTTCCGCGGGAATCACAGGACTCGTTTTTGCAAAGCAGATAAGTGTAGCATCTGCAAAAAATCACACAACGCCCTACTGCACCTGCAGG AACCGATAGTTGCCTCGGATACACCTGCGGCGACCGTTCTCATTGCATCCCTTCCTAATAGAGATGCGATCGTCACCGCAGTGATCACGGTGCTCGACGCTGCGAAAAAACCCATCCGTTGTCGTGCCATTCTAGATACTGGGTCAAGTTCGAACTTTATGACAGAGAGCTTCGCAAACCTATTGAAATTGCCCTTAGAAAAGCTCAAACTGTCCATCGAAGCTATGACCAATTGCGATTCTACAACCAATCATCTGGTTACGACAACGATCAACTCAAGATTAAATGGATATGCCAGGACGCTCAATTTTTTGACCGTCCCAAATATTGGTAATTTATTCCCCATGCAGCCTATCAACCGCAGTGACCTCAACATTCCCAAGCACCTCAAATTAGCAGATCCAGCCTTCGATCGACCTGCACCCGTTGACATCCTCCTAAGTGTTGGAATCACACTCGCCTCCATCTGTCAAGGTCAAATCCAATTGAACGACCCCGGGGAGCCAGACATGATTCTACAGGAAACTCGTTTTGGATGGATCATCGGCGGAAGTGCCCTagcgaaaaaatcattcaccaGAAAGAGTCCAGTGCAATCGTGCATTACTTCCATCGACACTGAGCTAAAAAACTTCTGGACAATGGATGATTTCAACACTTCCGTGCATCTGTCGAAGGAGGAGCAAGCCTGTGAGGACCACTTCAAGGAAAATACGACACGTGACGCAACGGGGAGATATACAGTGGCCTTACCATTTAACGGGAAGGAGTCGCAATTGGGAAACTCTCGCGAGATCGCGAAAAAACGGTTCCGATCGTTGATGAGGAAATTCCAGCGCAATCCAGAGTTGCAAAAACAGTATTCTGCAGTGATGCAAGAGTACATCGACCTGGGCCATATGTCGGAAATACCTCAAAACATTGAAGACGAGAACTGTTTTTACCTGCCTCATCATGCCGTCGTAAAGGAGACCAGCCTCACGACCAAGGTTCGAGTCGTATTCGATGGGTCCGCTAAAGGGGAGAATCATCTCTCACTCAATGACACTCTCATGGTTGGACCCACGATACAAGAAGACATTTTTTCGCTCCTTGCTCGTTTTTGCACGCACCAGTACGTCATCACCGCcgacattgaaaaaatgtatcgGCAATTCTGGATTCGTGCAGAGGATCGACGGTATCAACGGATTTGGTGGACGGATCAAGATGGAAATGAGAAGGTGTTCCAATTGAACACCGTTACCTTTGGCCTTTCTTCAGCTCCTTATCTAGCCATCCGATGCGTCCATCAATTGGCCGATGATGAGTGCCAGGAATTTCCAAAAGCATCAAGAATCCTCAAGCGCGATTTCTATGTAGATGACTTACTATCAGGAGCTGATTCTTTCGAGGAAGCGTTACAACTGCGAGACGAAATCACCGCATTACTCCAGAAGGGACAGCTAAATCTACGGCAATGGGCCTCCAACGATCCTCGTCTTCTACAGGGATTACCTCAAGACAGcgttaatttaaaattgaatatgtCTCACGACTCAACAGTAAAAACACTAGGCCTACATTGGGACTCATCGCGTGACGTAATCGTCTATACGATCAAACCGATCCCCCTCACTGGAAAGATCACAAAGCGAATTATATTATCGGAGGTGTCCAAAATTTTTGATCCTCTTGGATTCCTTGGCCCTGTGATTATCAAGGGGAGGATGATTCTACATCGGTTATGGATCGAAAAACTGGGTTGGGACGATTCCATTCCGCTGAGCATCCTTaccgaatggaaaaattatacatCTCAACTGCCCCAGCTAAACAATGCGTCTTTTGATCGGAAGGTCATTATTTCTGAAGCTAGAGACATCCAACTACACGGTTTTTGCGATGCCAGTCAGAAAGGGTATGGAGCTTGCATCTATTTGCGCTCCACTGATGCCCATGGAACCATACAATCACGGCTTCTCTGCTCAAAATATCGTGTCGCTCCCATTAGTTCTCCCACATTGCCTAGGTTGGAACTATGCTCAGCTTTACTACTATCCGATCTTTATGTCGCTGCCAAGCAAGCTATCACACATAACATCAAAAGAGTCATTTTCTGGTCAGACTCAATGATAGCCTTGCATTGGATTAAAACTCCTCCGAACAAGCTGCTAGTATTTGTAGCTAATAGAGTAACCAGCATCCAAGAAAAAACAACTGGAGCAGAATGGCGACACGTTCGCACTCAGGACAACCCTGCAGATCATATTTCTAGAGGCTTATTTCCCTCTGAGTTCGTCAAAGATCTTAATTGGAAACAGGGACCAACATGGCTCTCCGATGAGGAACACACCTGGCCGATCAGCGAGCTCATCATCCCAGCAGAGATTCCTGAGATGCGAAAAGCCCAGTGCCTACTCAGCACGGCAGTCAGTGAAAAAGGATCTGAAACTCTAAATGTCACCGAAACGCAATCGAGCTTGAAGAATAAGTCCGATCCACCATACATTTTGCGATACTCATCGCTTGGACGCCTCAGTAGACTTTTTGCTCTCGGTTTGCGTTTCCGGAATAAATTGAAGGGTCCGATTTCAGCGTCCGAATTGAACCAGGCACATGATCGAATCATCAAGCTAATTCAAGAAGCCGAATTCCCAGCAGAAATCAAACTTTTGAGAAAAGGAGACGCATTACCACTGAATCATAAGTGGAGCCGGTTCCGACTGTTCCTTGATGACAAAGGACTACTGCGTGTAGCTGGTCGCTTGAAAAATGCTCACGTGCCCTATAACCAAAAACATCCTCTGTTCCTCCCAAAAGGGCACCACATAACAAACCTAATCATCAGAAACGAGCACATAACCAACTATCACGCGGGAGCTCAAACCACCCTGTATGCCTTGCGGAGAAGGTATTGGCTGGTGGATGGACGACATCAAGTACGGAGGATCATCAAGAACTGCACAGTTTGCGTCAAGGCTGATCCACCGAGGAGTGAATACATAATGAGTGATCTCCCAAGATCTAGAGTCACCGAAGCCAAACCCTTTAGTAATGTCGGCGTGGATTATTGCGGCCCCTTCTTCAttaaggagaaaaaattccgcAACAGGAACCGCGTGAAAGTATGGGTCGCGGTATTCGTATGCCTGGTGGTCAAGGCCGTCCATTTGGAGGTCGTGACTGATCTCACCACCGAGGGCTTCATCGCAGCCCTTAAACGATTCATCGCTCGTCGAGGAAAACCTGTCCACATTTACTCCGACAACGGCACCAATTTCCTCGGAGCCAGCAACGAACTCAAAGAACTATATTCATTTATCCAGTCCAAGAAATATAATGACGAGATCCATCAGCATCTCACTGCTCAGAACATCACCTGGCACTTCATTCCCCCTTTATCACCTCACTTCGGAGGACTTTGGGAAGCCGGTGTTAAATCCTTCAAGTATCATCTAAAACGCGTTTGCGATGATTTAGTAACGTTCGAGCAATTTACCACTCTTGTGATCGAAATCGAGGCTATTCTTAATTCCCGTCCTCTCACTCCTATCTCCTCTGATCCCAATGATTTGATTGTCTTAACTCCCGGTCATTTCCTCACTGGCGATTCATTAATGAGCTTGCCAGAACCAGATTTTAGCGAGACTCCCGACAATCGTCTGTCATGCTGGGAATTGATCCAGAAAAAACAGCGAGAATTCTGGAAGAGATGGTACAAGGAGTACCTGAATGAGCAGAATCAGAGGCACAAATGGAGCCAAGGAAGCCACGATATTCGAGAGGGTACTATCGTCATCCTGAGAGAAGACAACTTACCACCTCGACAGTGGTCTCTAGGTCGCGTTACAGAAATTTATCCAGGGGCTGATGGGATCATTCGTGTAGTGAAGGTCAAAACCGCTAAGGGTGAACTCAAACGgaacattagaaaattatccCCGTTGTTGAGTGATGAAACGAACTGA